The Streptomyces pactum genome contains a region encoding:
- a CDS encoding FAD-dependent monooxygenase, giving the protein MTRTDLMASTSATRKRTVLISGAGVAGTALAFWLDRHGFAVTVVEKGGTLRSGGYPIDVRGTALEVVRRMGILPRLRDAHIDLRRLTFLDGDGGEVASVSPHAVTGGVAGRDLEVRRGDLTDALHTAVRDDVEFLFDDSIETLDQSGHGADVTFRGGGTRTFDMVVGADGLHSRTRELLFGPEERFHRYLGHCFAVFTMRNTFGLSHETLMWNTPGRAAALYAVGDDDEVHAFLNFAHPEPPFEAFRNPEAQRNLVAAVFADARWEVPGMLAAMRDADDLFFDGVSQIRMPRWSSGRGALVGDAAYAPSFLTGQGTSLALVGAYMLAGSLADRDHAAGFAAYEANTRGFVTENQEQVGAGGATLFPTTARALRQRNDMLRGLSVLPPADGRPAHSALTLPDFLPRA; this is encoded by the coding sequence ACCGCCACGGATTCGCGGTCACGGTGGTCGAGAAGGGAGGCACACTCCGCAGCGGTGGCTATCCCATCGACGTGCGCGGCACCGCACTCGAGGTCGTCCGCAGGATGGGGATCCTGCCGCGACTGCGGGACGCGCACATCGACCTGCGCCGGCTGACCTTCCTCGACGGGGACGGCGGCGAGGTGGCCTCGGTCAGCCCCCACGCCGTCACCGGTGGTGTCGCGGGCCGCGACCTGGAGGTGCGGCGCGGGGACCTGACCGACGCCCTCCACACGGCGGTCCGTGATGACGTGGAGTTCCTGTTCGACGACTCCATCGAGACCCTCGACCAGTCCGGCCACGGTGCCGACGTCACCTTCCGCGGGGGCGGCACGCGTACGTTCGACATGGTGGTCGGTGCGGACGGTCTGCACTCACGTACCCGCGAGCTCCTGTTCGGCCCCGAGGAGCGGTTCCACCGGTACCTCGGCCACTGCTTCGCCGTGTTCACCATGCGCAACACCTTCGGGCTCTCCCACGAGACCCTGATGTGGAACACCCCGGGCAGGGCCGCGGCACTCTACGCCGTCGGGGACGACGACGAAGTGCACGCTTTCCTGAACTTCGCCCACCCGGAACCGCCGTTCGAAGCGTTCCGGAACCCGGAGGCCCAACGGAACCTGGTCGCCGCGGTCTTCGCCGACGCGCGTTGGGAGGTTCCGGGGATGCTGGCCGCCATGCGCGACGCGGACGACCTCTTCTTCGACGGCGTCAGCCAGATCCGCATGCCACGCTGGTCCAGCGGCAGGGGCGCGCTGGTGGGCGACGCCGCGTACGCACCCTCGTTCCTCACCGGACAGGGCACCAGCCTCGCCCTCGTCGGCGCGTACATGCTCGCCGGTTCCCTGGCCGACCGTGACCACGCCGCGGGCTTCGCCGCCTACGAGGCCAACACCCGCGGATTCGTGACGGAGAACCAGGAGCAGGTCGGCGCGGGCGGTGCCACACTCTTCCCGACCACCGCGCGGGCTCTGAGGCAGCGCAACGACATGCTGCGCGGCCTCAGCGTCCTGCCCCCCGCGGACGGCCGACCGGCCCATTCGGCCCTCACCCTGCCCGACTTCCTGCCCCGGGCGTGA